In a single window of the Streptomyces cinnabarinus genome:
- a CDS encoding aminoglycoside phosphotransferase family protein codes for MSTAPTADTRPDIDAALVRRLVDSQFPQWAGLPLKLLDPAGSDHVIYRLGEELSVRLPRHDGAIGQARKEFEWLPRLAPHLPLAIPMPVGVGEPDLGYPWPWAVSRWLDGEVATVDALADSSAAAVQLAQFLTALQRFAPEDMPAENTRDDLTGQPLSDRDGATRAAIAQLDGVFDATAMAELWDAALSAPGWDRSPVWFHGDFHTGNLLTVEGRLSAVIDFGGLGIGDPASDLMIAFTLMSVVGRAAFRDALGVDDATWTRGRGWALATGLNAYVHYAAVNPRVAAQTTRQITEALIG; via the coding sequence TTGTCGACCGCGCCAACCGCGGACACCCGCCCGGACATCGATGCCGCACTGGTCAGACGCCTGGTCGACAGCCAGTTCCCGCAGTGGGCCGGGCTGCCCCTGAAGCTGCTCGACCCGGCCGGCTCCGACCATGTGATCTACCGGCTGGGCGAGGAACTCTCGGTCCGGCTGCCCCGTCACGACGGGGCCATCGGGCAGGCGAGGAAGGAGTTCGAGTGGCTGCCCCGACTCGCCCCTCACCTTCCCCTGGCCATCCCGATGCCGGTAGGGGTGGGTGAGCCTGACCTCGGCTACCCGTGGCCGTGGGCGGTGTCCCGCTGGCTGGACGGCGAGGTGGCGACAGTCGACGCACTGGCCGACTCCTCCGCGGCCGCCGTCCAACTGGCGCAGTTCTTGACGGCGTTGCAGCGATTCGCGCCCGAGGACATGCCCGCCGAGAACACCCGGGACGACCTCACCGGTCAGCCGTTGTCCGACCGGGACGGCGCAACGCGGGCCGCTATCGCCCAGCTCGACGGCGTGTTCGACGCAACAGCGATGGCCGAACTGTGGGACGCAGCGCTGAGCGCGCCCGGATGGGACCGCTCCCCGGTCTGGTTTCACGGTGACTTCCACACCGGCAACCTGCTGACCGTCGAGGGCCGCCTCAGCGCCGTCATCGACTTCGGCGGGCTCGGCATCGGCGACCCGGCCAGCGACCTGATGATCGCCTTCACCCTGATGTCTGTCGTCGGCCGAGCAGCCTTCCGCGACGCACTCGGCGTGGACGACGCCACCTGGACGCGCGGCCGCGGCTGGGCCCTGGCCACCGGCCTGAACGCCTACGTCCACTACGCCGCCGTCAATCCCCGAGTCGCGGCGCAGACCACGCGGCAGATCACCGAGGCCCTCATCGGCTGA
- a CDS encoding alpha/beta fold hydrolase: MRSEPTAALSHRTVEAPAGRLHLVEQGTGPLVLLVHGFPESWYSWRRQLPVLAAAGYRAVAIDVRGYGRSSKPAATDAYRMLDLVEDNVAVVRALGEDSAVVVGHDWGSNIAAASALLHPGVFPAVGLLSVPYAPPGGPRPTDIFGRIGGPEQEFYVSYFQEPGRAEAEIEPDVRGWLAGFYAALSADTMPAEGEPDPHFVAHGGQLRDRFPAGPLPAWLSEEDLDVYAGEFERTGLTGALNRYRNMDRDWEDLAPHRGSPIKQPALFVGGALDASTTWMADAIDAYPTTLPALSASHLLGGCGHWVQQERPDEVNSLLIDWLATIQG, from the coding sequence ATGCGATCCGAGCCGACCGCCGCACTCAGCCACCGCACCGTCGAGGCCCCGGCCGGGCGCCTGCACCTGGTCGAGCAGGGCACCGGCCCGCTGGTGTTGCTCGTGCACGGCTTCCCCGAGTCCTGGTACTCCTGGCGCCGCCAGCTCCCGGTCCTCGCCGCGGCCGGGTACCGGGCGGTGGCGATCGACGTACGTGGCTACGGCCGCTCCTCCAAGCCCGCCGCGACCGACGCCTACCGAATGCTCGACCTGGTGGAGGACAACGTCGCCGTAGTACGTGCCCTCGGCGAGGACAGCGCGGTGGTCGTCGGCCACGACTGGGGCTCCAACATCGCCGCCGCCTCCGCCCTGCTCCACCCCGGAGTCTTCCCTGCGGTCGGCTTGCTGAGCGTCCCGTACGCGCCGCCCGGTGGCCCCCGCCCCACCGACATCTTCGGCCGGATCGGCGGGCCCGAGCAGGAGTTCTACGTCTCCTACTTCCAGGAGCCCGGCCGCGCCGAAGCGGAGATCGAGCCCGACGTCCGGGGCTGGCTCGCAGGCTTCTACGCGGCCCTGTCCGCCGACACCATGCCGGCCGAGGGCGAGCCCGACCCGCACTTCGTCGCCCACGGCGGCCAGCTGCGCGACCGCTTCCCCGCCGGCCCGCTCCCGGCCTGGTTGAGCGAGGAGGACCTCGACGTCTACGCCGGAGAGTTCGAGCGCACCGGCCTGACCGGCGCCCTCAACCGCTACCGCAACATGGACCGCGACTGGGAAGACCTCGCCCCCCACCGCGGATCCCCCATCAAACAGCCCGCCTTGTTCGTCGGCGGCGCACTGGACGCGTCCACCACCTGGATGGCCGATGCCATCGACGCCTACCCCACCACCCTCCCCGCCCTGTCCGCCTCCCACCTCCTGGGCGGCTGCGGCCACTGGGTCCAGCAGGAACGCCCCGACGAGGTCAACAGCCTCCTGATCGACTGGCTCGCCACTATTCAGGGCTGA